From a single Brassica oleracea var. oleracea cultivar TO1000 chromosome C5, BOL, whole genome shotgun sequence genomic region:
- the LOC106294614 gene encoding serine/threonine-protein phosphatase PP2A-2 catalytic subunit yields MPPNGDLDRQIEHLMECKPLSEEDVRTLCDQAKAILVEEWNVQPVKCPVTVCGDIHGQFYDLIELFRIGGNAPDTNYLFMGDYVDRGYYSVETVSLLVALKVRYRDRITILRGNHESRQITQVYGFYDECLRKYGNANVWKYFTDLFDYLPLTALIESQVFCLHGGLSPSLDTLDNIRSLDRIQEVPHEGPMCDLLWSDPDDRCGWGISPRGAGYTFGQDIATQFNHNNGLSLISRAHQLVMEGFNWCQDKNVVTVFSAPNYCYRCGNMAAILEISENMEQNFLQFDPAPRQVEPDTTRKTPDYFL; encoded by the exons ATGCCGCCGAACGGAGATCTAGACCGTCAGATCGAGCATCTGATGGAGTGCAAACCTTTATCGGAGGAGGATGTGAGGACGCTCTGCGATCAAGCTAAGGCCATCCTCGTCGAGGAATGGAACGTTCAGCCCGTGAAATGCCCCGTTACCGTCTGCGGCGATATCCACGGCCAGTTCTATGACCTTATCGAGCTTTTTCGAATCGGTGGTAACGCCCCCGATACGAATTACCTCTTCATGGGTGACTATGTAG ACCGTGGTTACTATTCAGTGGAAACGGTTTCGCTATTGGTGGCATTGAAAGTCAGATACAGGGATCGGATTACAATCTTGCGAGGGAACCACGAGAGTCGTCAGATCACCCAAGT ATATGGTTTTTATGACGAGTGCTTGAGGAAGTACGGAAACGCAAATGTGTGGAAGTATTTCACAGACCTTTTCGATTATCTTCCTCTTACTGCCCTTATCGAGAGTCAG GTTTTCTGTTTGCATGGAGGGCTATCACCTTCTCTGGATACACTTGATAACATCCGAAGCTTGGATCGTATACAGGAG GTTCCACACGAAGGACCAATGTGTGATTTGCTTTGGTCTGATCCCGATGATCGATGTGGGTGGGGAATATCTCCACGAGGTGCTGGTTATACATTTGGACAGGATATAGCAACTCAGTTTAATCACAACAATGGACTCAGTCTCATATCAAGAGCGCATCAACTTGTCATGGAAGGTTTTAACTGGTGTCAG GATAAGAATGTGGTGACGGTGTTTAGTGCACCAAACTATTGCTACCGGTGTGGAAACATGGCAGCGATTCTAGAGATAAGTGAGAACATGGAGCAGAACTTCCTTCAGTTTGATCCAGCTCCAAGACAAGTCGAACCAGATACTACCCGTAAGACCCCTGATTATTTTTTGTGA
- the LOC106294613 gene encoding paired amphipathic helix protein Sin3-like 6 produces the protein MKRERETKNNNRGLTTSDALHYLKTVRNIFHDNVGKYETFLEVMRDFKAQRVDTAGVIERIKDLFKGYNDLLLGFNTFLPKDHTITLSPEEEKPKTKVDYNDAISFVTKIKARFGGDEDAYKSFLDILNLYRKDKKSITEVYREVTLLFKGHEDLLVEFVNFLPSCSESTSTKNEVPLQKRIKRERKLEYESEHSDQREDGDENLVACPAGNSLGNSLVKKEGQRGYLKAEDNGGIRDHENSERDTDRTDKSAAAGSNDTENQKSPPSASKYVGVPINELDLSECVQCTPSYRLLPKDYPVEIPRYRNALGKKILNDHLVSVTSGSEDYSFSHMRKNQYEESLFRCEDDRYEMDMLLGSVSSAIKHVEILLEKINNNTISTDTICIEKHLSPMNLRCIERLYGDNGLDVMDLMKKNLHSALPVILTRLKQKQEEWARCHSDFQKVWAEVYAKNHHKSLDHRSFYFKQQDAKNLSTKCLLAEIKDISEKKHQEDLLQAISVRTMPSFTPDLEFSYGDSQIHEDLYLLIKYYCEELCTTEQADKVINLWTTFLEPMFGILSRSQGNLAMDEKLKSNNQELDDASVAVKDSASGSNRKKHPRSPEKLKMDNPTVQGSSPGKDASSNRVKTAKHDKLQDDEAMTNEVIQSSKLVSPRKDQVTEREEGELSPTGNCEVANGPEGEDGSSAFSERFLQTVKPVAKHVPWLSKATETCSQNDSRVFYGNDSYYVLFRLHQMLYERMQSAKKQAEKKGKAPDNTIPDSYSRFMDALYNLLDGSSDNTKYEDECRSALGAQSYVLFTLDKLVQKLVKQLHAVAADETDTKLVQLYAYENCRRKGRFFDLVYHENARAILHEANMYRIIYSSVETSLSIQLMNSHPEVTGTAMKPGFADYLQNDFLTSVNDEEKHGVFLKRNKEKLTGIDESSGMLVAMEGLNVVNGIEAKMTCSTSKVKYIANTSDLLYRSKQRKRNPMGQRLKRVSEISKQRRISRFHIMLNCKIMALPSL, from the exons ATGAAGAGAGAAAGAGAAAC GAAAAACAATAACAGGGGATTAACCACAAGTGACGCCCTGCATTACCTCAAAACTGTGAGGAACATTTTTCATGACAATGTAGGCAAGTACGAGACTTTCCTTGAGGTCATGAGGGACTTTAAAGCTCAAAG AGTCGACACTGCTGGTGTCATTGAAAGAATTAAAGATTTGTTCAAGGGGTACAACGACCTACTCCTGGGTTTTAATACTTTCTTGCCCAAAGACCATACAATAACCCTTTCCCCAGAGGAAGAGAAGCCTAAGACCAAGGTGGATTACAACGATGCTATCAGTTTTGTAACCAAGATTAAG GCGAGGTTTGGTGGTGATGAAGATGCCTATAAAAGTTTTCTAGACATCTTGAACTTGTATCGAAAGGATAAAAAGTCCATCACTGAGGTCTACAGAGAG GTTACTTTGCTGTTCAAGGGTCATGAAGATCTGCTGGTGGAGTTCGTTAATTTCTTACCTAGTTGTTCAGAATCTACTTCTACGAAGAATGAAGTACCGCTTCAGAAG AGAATAAAACGAGAGCGTAAGCTCGAATATGAGTCTGAACACTCTGATCAACGAGAAGATGGCGATGAGAACCTTGTCGCTTGCCCCGCTGGTAACTCCCTGGGAA ACTCCCTTGTTAAAAAAGAAGGTCAGCGAGGCTATTTGAAGGCGGAGGACAATGGGGGAATTCGAGATCATGAAAATAGTGAAAGAGATACAGATAGAACTGACAAAAGTGCAGCGGCTGGCAGTAATGATACTGAAAACCAAAAAAGTCCACCATCTGCTTCAAAGTATGTGGGAGTACCTATAAATGAACTTGATCTTTCCGAGTGCGTTCAGTGTACGCCAAGTTATCGGCTCCTTCCAAAGGAT TATCCAGTTGAGATTCCAAGGTACAGAAATGCACTTGGTAAAAAGATACTTAATGACCACCTGGTATCCGTCACCTCAGGGAGTGAAGATTACTCGTTCAGTCATATGCGCAAAAACCAGTACGAAGAAAGCTTGTTTCGGTGTGAGGATGACAG GTATGAAATGGACATGCTACTAGGATCTGTAAGTTCAGCTATCAAACACGTGGAGATCCTTCTGGAAAAGATCAACAACAATACAATCTCTACGGACACAATATGCATTGAAAAACACTTATCAC CTATGAACTTACGATGCATTGAGCGGCTATACGGTGATAATGGGCTTGATGTCATGGATCTTATGAAGAAGAATCTGCATAGCGCTTTACCGGTGATACTAACGCGCTTGAAGCAGAAGCAAGAAGAATGGGCAAGGTGCCACTCTGATTTCCAGAAAGTTTGGGCCGAAGTGTATGCCAAGAATCACCATAAGTCACTGGATCATCGTAGTTTCTATTTCAAGCAGCAGGACGCCAAGAACTTGAGCACAAAAT GTTTATTGGCAGAGATAAAAGATATCAGTGAGAAAAAGCATCAAGAAGATCTGCTTCAAGCTATCTCTGTCAGAACAATGCCTTCTTTTACTCCGGATTTGGAGTTCAGTTATGGTGATTCACAAATTCACGAAGACCTGTATCTGTTAATCAAATACTACTGTGAAGAATTGTGCACGACTGAACAAGCAGATAAAGTAATTAATCTGTGGACAACCTTTTTGGAGCCCATGTTCGGCATTCTTTCGAGGAGTCAAGGTAACCTGGCGATGGACGAGAAGTTAAAAAGCAACAACCAAGAATTGGATGATGCAAGTGTGGCAGTGAAGGACAGCGCTTCTGGGTCAAACCGTAAAAAACATCCTAGATCCCCGGAAAAGCTGAAGATGGATAATCCAACAGTGCAAGGCAGCTCTCCTGGGAAAGATGCGTCTTCCAATAGAGTGAAAACAGCTAAGCACGATAAACTGCAAGATGATGAAGCTATGACTAATGAG GTTATCCAGTCGTCCAAGCTGGTTTCACCAAGAAAAGATCAGGTAACTGAGCGGGAAGAGGGTGAATTATCTCCCACCGGCAATTGTGAGGTGGCTAATGGACCCGAAGGTGAAGATGGATCCTCCGCATTTTCAGAAAGGTTTCTGCAAACTGTAAAACCTGTTGCCAAGCATGTGCCTTGGCTATCGAAAGCTACTGAAACTTGCTCCCAGAACGATTCTCGAGTTTTCTACGGGAATGATTCCTACTATGTGCTATTTAGGCTTCATCAA ATGTTGTACGAGAGAATGCAATCAGCAAAGAAACAGGCAGAAAAGAAGGGGAAGGCTCCAGATAACACAATTCCCGATTCTTATTCAAG GTTCATGGATGCACTCTATAATTTACTTGACGGCTCTAGTGACAATACAAAGTACGAAGATGAGTGCCGCTCTGCTCTTGGAGCACAGTCATATGTTCTTTTCACATTGGACAAGCTAGTTCAGAAGCTTGTTAAGCAG CTCCATGCGGTTGCAGCTGATGAGACAGACACCAAGCTTGTGCAACTATACGCATATGAGAACTGCAGAAGAAAGGGAAGATTCTTTGATCTAGTGTATCATGAGAATGCACGTGCCATTCTCCACGAGGCAAACATGTACCGGATCATATAT TCGTCGGTGGAAACCAGTCTCTCGATTCAGCTTATGAACAGCCATCCTGAAGTAACGGGTACAGCGATGAAGCCAGGTTTTGCTGACTATCTGCAAAATGATTTTCTGACGTCCGTCAATGATGAAGAGAAGCATGGAGTGTTTCTGAAAAG GAACAAGGAGAAACTCACCGGTATAGATGAATCTTCGGGGATGCTTGTTGCAATGGAAGGGTTGAATGTTGTAAATGGGATCGAAGCCAAGATGACTTGCAGTACTTCAAAG GTGAAGTATATAGCAAACACTTCAGATCTTTTGTACAGAAGCAAGCAGAGGAAACGGAACCCAATGGGACAGAGGCTTAAAAGAGTGAGCGAAATCTCAAAACAGAGGAGAATATCGCGGTTTCACATTATGCTCAATTGCAAAATTATGGCCTTGCCGTCTCTATAA
- the LOC106294617 gene encoding two-component response regulator ARR4-like: MASDGGVSCLRRSEMMSVGIGGMDSPPLDVDEVHVLAVDDSLVDRIVIERLLRITSCKVTAVDSGWRALEFLGIDNENASAELDRLKVDLIITDYCMPGMTGYELLKKIKESSSFRQVPVVIMSSENVITRIDRCLEEGAEDFLLKPVKLADVKRLRNYLTRDVKLSNGNKRKLPGDSPPLTLSPDSPGSSPPPSTLSPDSSDSSSPPLSPVEIISSQLSSPIDDEDDDVLTSSPESSPSPVRRQKMRSPGLD; encoded by the exons ATGGCCAGCGACGGTGGCGTTTCATGTCTACGGAGGTCGGAGATGATGAGTGTCGGCATCGGAGGAATGGATTCTCCACCTTTGGATGTAGATGAAGTTCATGTCCTAGCCGTCGACGACAGCCTCGTTGATCGGATTGTCATCGAGAGATTGCTTCGTATTACCTCCTGCAAAG TCACGGCGGTAGATAGCGGATGGCGTGCTCTGGAGTTTCTAGGGATAGACAACGAGAACGCCTCTGCTGAACTAGAT AGATTGAAAGTTGATCTGATCATCACCGACTACTGCATGCCTGGAATGACTGGTTACGAGCTCCTCAAGAAGATTAAG GAATCGTCCAGTTTCCGACAAGTCCCGGTTGTAATAATGTCGTCGGAGAATGTAATAACCAGAATCGACAG GTGTCTTGAGGAAGGTGCGGAGGACTTCTTACTGAAACCGGTGAAACTCGCCGACGTGAAACGCCTGAGAAACTATTTAACCAGAGACGTCAAACTTTCCAACGGAAACAAACGGAAGCTTCCAGGAGATTCGCCGCCGTTGACTCTCTCCCCTGATTCGCCGGGCTCTTCTCCGCCGCCGTCGACTCTCTCGCCTGATTCTTCGGACTCTTCTTCCCCGCCGTTATCTCCCGTGGAGATCATTTCCTCGCAGCTCTCATCCCCGATAGACGACGAAGATGACGATGTGCTGACATCGTCGCCGGAGTCTTCTCCGTCGCCGGTTCGACGGCAGAAGATGAGGAGTCCCGGATTAGATTAG